In one window of Mustelus asterias unplaced genomic scaffold, sMusAst1.hap1.1 HAP1_SCAFFOLD_42, whole genome shotgun sequence DNA:
- the LOC144482804 gene encoding uncharacterized protein LOC144482804: MEKPWKCGDCGKACQCPSELETHRRSHTGERPFTCLECRKCFTQSSNLLRHKRVHTGEKPYTCCVCGKGFTHSSTLQDHQRVHTGEKPVTCSKCGKGFSRLSNLQEHQRVHTGEKPCTCWACGKGFTQSSSLLRHQRVHK; the protein is encoded by the coding sequence atggagaaaccgtggaaatgtggggactgtgggaaggcatGTCAGtgcccatctgagctggaaacccatcgacgcagccacaccggggagagaccattcacctgccttgAGTGTAGGAAGTGTTTCACTCAGTCaagcaacctgctgagacacaagcgagttcacactggggagaaaccgtacacttgctgtgtgtgtgggaagggattcacacatTCGTCCACCCTGCAGgatcaccagcgggttcacaccggggagaagcctgtcacctgctccaagtgcgggaagggattcagtcggttatcaaacctgcaggaacaccagcgagttcacactggggagaaaccatgcaCCTGTTGggcgtgtgggaaaggattcactcagtcatccagcctgctgagacaccagcgagttcacaagtga
- the LOC144482766 gene encoding uncharacterized protein LOC144482766 isoform X3 — protein MEKPWKCVDCGKGFGFPSQLEVHRRSHTGERPFTCSVCGKGFTHSYNLLTHQRVHTGERPFTCPVCGKGFTRSSHIVTHQLVHTDERMFTCSDCEKSFKCKKDLLTHQRIHTGERPFTCSVCGKGFIQSSHLQTHQLVHSDNKLFNCSHCAKSFKNKKDLLTHQYAHTGERPFTCCVCGKGFSRPSALLNHQRIHTGERPFTCSDCGKGFTRSSNLLNHQRVHTGERPFTCSVCGKGFSQSSNLLTHQKVHSAERPLTCSVCGKGFSHLSYLLKHQRVHTGERPFTCNVCGKGFIQSSHLLTHQRVHKRLQGINGQDSVSQDPAELTVQEGLNVIVN, from the exons atggagaaaccgtggaaatgtgtggattgtgggaagggattcggtttcccatcacaactggaagttcatcggcgcagtcacactggggagagaccgttcacctgctccgtctgtgggaagggattcacccattcatacaaccttctgacacaccaacgggttcacactggggagaggccgttcacctgccctgtgtgtgggaagggattcactcgctcatcccacattgtgacacaccaacttgttcacactgatgagagaatgtttacatgttctgactgtgagaagagttttaaatgcaaaaaggatctgctgacacaccaacgaattcacactggggagagaccgttcacctgctctgtgtgtgggaaaggattcattcagtcatcccacttgcagacacatcaacttgttcactctgataacaaactttttaattgttcccactgtgcgaagagctttaaaaataaaaaggatcTGCTAACGCACCAatatgctcacactggggagaggccattcacctgctgtgtgtgtgggaagggattcagccgtccatctgccctattgaaccaccagagaattcacactggggagaggcccttcacctgctcagactgtgggaagggattcactcgttcatccaacttattgaatcaccagcgagttcacactggggagaggccgttcacctgctctgtgtgtgggaagggattcagtcagtcatccaacctgctgacacaccagaaagTTCACAGTGCGGAGAGGCCActtacctgctctgtctgtgggaagggattttctcatttatcttatcttctgaaacaccagcgagttcacactggggagaggccgttcacctgtaatgtctgtggaaagggatttattcagtcatcccacctgctaacacaccagcgagttcacaaacgactgcaag GAATCAATGGCCAAGATTCAGTTTCCCAGGACCCGGCTGAATTAACGGTTCAGGAAGGATTGAACGTAATAGTGAATT ga
- the LOC144482766 gene encoding uncharacterized protein LOC144482766 isoform X4 → MEKPWKCVDCGKGFGFPSQLEVHRRSHTGERPFTCSVCGKGFTHSYNLLTHQRVHTGERPFTCPVCGKGFTRSSHIVTHQLVHTDERMFTCSDCEKSFKCKKDLLTHQRIHTGERPFTCSVCGKGFIQSSHLQTHQLVHSDNKLFNCSHCAKSFKNKKDLLTHQYAHTGERPFTCCVCGKGFSRPSALLNHQRIHTGERPFTCSDCGKGFTRSSNLLNHQRVHTGERPFTCSVCGKGFSQSSNLLTHQKVHSAERPLTCSVCGKGFSHLSYLLKHQRVHTGERPFTCNVCGKGFIQSSHLLTHQRVHKRLQGYQKVGIYRQKSRIKRHINI, encoded by the exons atggagaaaccgtggaaatgtgtggattgtgggaagggattcggtttcccatcacaactggaagttcatcggcgcagtcacactggggagagaccgttcacctgctccgtctgtgggaagggattcacccattcatacaaccttctgacacaccaacgggttcacactggggagaggccgttcacctgccctgtgtgtgggaagggattcactcgctcatcccacattgtgacacaccaacttgttcacactgatgagagaatgtttacatgttctgactgtgagaagagttttaaatgcaaaaaggatctgctgacacaccaacgaattcacactggggagagaccgttcacctgctctgtgtgtgggaaaggattcattcagtcatcccacttgcagacacatcaacttgttcactctgataacaaactttttaattgttcccactgtgcgaagagctttaaaaataaaaaggatcTGCTAACGCACCAatatgctcacactggggagaggccattcacctgctgtgtgtgtgggaagggattcagccgtccatctgccctattgaaccaccagagaattcacactggggagaggcccttcacctgctcagactgtgggaagggattcactcgttcatccaacttattgaatcaccagcgagttcacactggggagaggccgttcacctgctctgtgtgtgggaagggattcagtcagtcatccaacctgctgacacaccagaaagTTCACAGTGCGGAGAGGCCActtacctgctctgtctgtgggaagggattttctcatttatcttatcttctgaaacaccagcgagttcacactggggagaggccgttcacctgtaatgtctgtggaaagggatttattcagtcatcccacctgctaacacaccagcgagttcacaaacgactgcaag gatatcagaaggtggggatttacagacagaaatctcgaatcaaacgtcacatcaacatctga
- the LOC144482766 gene encoding uncharacterized protein LOC144482766 isoform X2 has protein sequence MEKPWKCVDCGKGFGFPSQLEVHRRSHTGERPFTCSVCGKGFTHSYNLLTHQRVHTGERPFTCPVCGKGFTRSSHIVTHQLVHTDERMFTCSDCEKSFKCKKDLLTHQRIHTGERPFTCSVCGKGFIQSSHLQTHQLVHSDNKLFNCSHCAKSFKNKKDLLTHQYAHTGERPFTCCVCGKGFSRPSALLNHQRIHTGERPFTCSDCGKGFTRSSNLLNHQRVHTGERPFTCSVCGKGFSQSSNLLTHQKVHSAERPLTCSVCGKGFSHLSYLLKHQRVHTGERPFTCNVCGKGFIQSSHLLTHQRVHKRLQGINGQDSVSQDPAELTVQEGLNVIVNCNYTTTDAFPNLFWISEGGDLQTEISNQTSHQHLTDI, from the exons atggagaaaccgtggaaatgtgtggattgtgggaagggattcggtttcccatcacaactggaagttcatcggcgcagtcacactggggagagaccgttcacctgctccgtctgtgggaagggattcacccattcatacaaccttctgacacaccaacgggttcacactggggagaggccgttcacctgccctgtgtgtgggaagggattcactcgctcatcccacattgtgacacaccaacttgttcacactgatgagagaatgtttacatgttctgactgtgagaagagttttaaatgcaaaaaggatctgctgacacaccaacgaattcacactggggagagaccgttcacctgctctgtgtgtgggaaaggattcattcagtcatcccacttgcagacacatcaacttgttcactctgataacaaactttttaattgttcccactgtgcgaagagctttaaaaataaaaaggatcTGCTAACGCACCAatatgctcacactggggagaggccattcacctgctgtgtgtgtgggaagggattcagccgtccatctgccctattgaaccaccagagaattcacactggggagaggcccttcacctgctcagactgtgggaagggattcactcgttcatccaacttattgaatcaccagcgagttcacactggggagaggccgttcacctgctctgtgtgtgggaagggattcagtcagtcatccaacctgctgacacaccagaaagTTCACAGTGCGGAGAGGCCActtacctgctctgtctgtgggaagggattttctcatttatcttatcttctgaaacaccagcgagttcacactggggagaggccgttcacctgtaatgtctgtggaaagggatttattcagtcatcccacctgctaacacaccagcgagttcacaaacgactgcaag GAATCAATGGCCAAGATTCAGTTTCCCAGGACCCGGCTGAATTAACGGTTCAGGAAGGATTGAACGTAATAGTGAATTGTAATTACACAACAACGGATGCTTTTCCAAATCTCTTCTG gatatcagaaggtggggatttacagacagaaatctcgaatcaaacgtcacatcaacatctgacagacaTTTGA
- the LOC144482766 gene encoding uncharacterized protein LOC144482766 isoform X1, which yields MEKPWKCVDCGKGFGFPSQLEVHRRSHTGERPFTCSVCGKGFTHSYNLLTHQRVHTGERPFTCPVCGKGFTRSSHIVTHQLVHTDERMFTCSDCEKSFKCKKDLLTHQRIHTGERPFTCSVCGKGFIQSSHLQTHQLVHSDNKLFNCSHCAKSFKNKKDLLTHQYAHTGERPFTCCVCGKGFSRPSALLNHQRIHTGERPFTCSDCGKGFTRSSNLLNHQRVHTGERPFTCSVCGKGFSQSSNLLTHQKVHSAERPLTCSVCGKGFSHLSYLLKHQRVHTGERPFTCNVCGKGFIQSSHLLTHQRVHKRLQGINGQDSVSQDPAELTVQEGLNVIVNCNYTTTDAFPNLFWYIQYPGEAPRYLLQKYSTGGGEKSPDFPDRFSADLDKDKKTVPLNITGVHVSDSAVYHCALSPTLLQRRSEPVQKPAKALSPPLTESDL from the exons atggagaaaccgtggaaatgtgtggattgtgggaagggattcggtttcccatcacaactggaagttcatcggcgcagtcacactggggagagaccgttcacctgctccgtctgtgggaagggattcacccattcatacaaccttctgacacaccaacgggttcacactggggagaggccgttcacctgccctgtgtgtgggaagggattcactcgctcatcccacattgtgacacaccaacttgttcacactgatgagagaatgtttacatgttctgactgtgagaagagttttaaatgcaaaaaggatctgctgacacaccaacgaattcacactggggagagaccgttcacctgctctgtgtgtgggaaaggattcattcagtcatcccacttgcagacacatcaacttgttcactctgataacaaactttttaattgttcccactgtgcgaagagctttaaaaataaaaaggatcTGCTAACGCACCAatatgctcacactggggagaggccattcacctgctgtgtgtgtgggaagggattcagccgtccatctgccctattgaaccaccagagaattcacactggggagaggcccttcacctgctcagactgtgggaagggattcactcgttcatccaacttattgaatcaccagcgagttcacactggggagaggccgttcacctgctctgtgtgtgggaagggattcagtcagtcatccaacctgctgacacaccagaaagTTCACAGTGCGGAGAGGCCActtacctgctctgtctgtgggaagggattttctcatttatcttatcttctgaaacaccagcgagttcacactggggagaggccgttcacctgtaatgtctgtggaaagggatttattcagtcatcccacctgctaacacaccagcgagttcacaaacgactgcaag GAATCAATGGCCAAGATTCAGTTTCCCAGGACCCGGCTGAATTAACGGTTCAGGAAGGATTGAACGTAATAGTGAATTGTAATTACACAACAACGGATGCTTTTCCAAATCTCTTCTGGTACATCCAGTATCCCGGGGAAGCTCCGAGATATTTACTGCAGAAATATAGCACGGGGGGCGGAGAAAAGTCTCCAGATTTCCCTGACCGGTTTTCTGCTGATTTGGACAAGGACAAGAAAACAGTTCCTTTAAATATCACTGGGGTCCATGTCTCTGACTCtgccgtgtatcactgtgcgctgaGCCCCACACTGCTACAGAGGCGCAGTGAGCCCGTACAAAAACCTGCAAAGGCACTCTCACCTCCTCTCACTGAATCAGATCTGTGA